AGAAATATTACTAACCCCTAGCGAAGATGAATCGAGTCGAAATGTTATTTTTTTAGCTTCACATAAGAAGTTAGATTTTTCAAAAACGAATTATGAAGAACAGGGATTGCCTAAAATTTCGGATATTAGAAAGTATTTTTTGAATCTAGAAGATTTAGATATGAACGATGCCGAAATATTGACAGACGCTAGGCCGCGTTTTGACCATATGTATATCGAACCTTCGCTCGATTGGAGAAAAAGAACTATTGAATACCAAATAAAGTCTATTTTAGAATCTCAAATTAACTTGATAAAATAATTACCTATGACGAAGTTGAAATTTCTCTTTTTACTTGCCTTTATAGAAGGCGCTAGTGTAATGGCTTGTGAATTATTAGGTGCTAGAATGATTTATCCCTTTTTCGGTAGTTCTCTTTATGTATGGGCAGCCGTATTAGGGGTTACGCTATTCGGTTTGATGAGTGGTTATTATATCGGAGGTTATGTATCAGAAAAATATAAAACACCCGATTTGGTTTATTGGATTCTCATCTTAGCTGGAGTATTTCTTGCTATTATGCCTTATTCAAGTCAATGGATTATGACGAAAAATATTGACATGGATATCCGTTGGGGCTCTACTTTGTCTCTTTTGATTTTTATGTATCCACCGCTGTTATTCATGGGTATGACCTCACCTATTATCATAAACATGATTAATTCTAAGGTCGATGAAACTGGAAAAAGTGCTGGTTCTGTTTATGCCATTTCTACTCTGGGGGGTATTGTAGCTACCTTCCTAGTAGGTTTTTACATGATGCAGGAGTTTGGTCTCACATGGCCTTGTTTTATTTTCGGCTCCTTATTAGCTCTATTTCCATTGATAGCTTTGGTCAAGGGAAAGACTTTTAAAGCCTTGGCTTTAATATTACCCTTTTTTTTTGTGCTGAAGTCAAATTTATCTAAGGATATTCATGATAGTGTCAATGTGACTTTACTCTCTGAATCAGAGGGGATTTATGGACAAGTGAGGGTTTTTGATTTTCCATTTTATACGGAGCAAAAAGGAGATAAGATGGCGAGGGGTTTAGTTGTAAATAATACACTACAATCTATTCTCGACCGCGATAGTTTAGATTATAATCTTTGGGATTGGTCTGTATTGATGCCTAGTGCAGTGAGTATATACCCTAAGGGAAGTTCTATGCTATTGATGGGCTTAGGTGGAGGTATGTTGTTTCACCAATTTCAGCGATTAGGTTTTAATATAGAGGTGGTCGAACTCGATCAGAGAATAAAAGATGCCGCTATTCAGCATTTCTCAATACCAGCATCTACACCTATCATTGTAGATGATGCTAGGCATGTCATTAATACATCCCAGAAGAAATACGATGTGATAGTTCTGGATTTATTTTTTAATGAAACTCCACCTAGTCAAGTACCTACGATAGAGTCATTTCATAAACTCAAAACCATGCTGAATCAAAATGGGATGGTCATGATGAATTTTTATGGATTCACCAATGGAGAGAATGGTCGTGCGGCACGCTCCGTTATCAAGACTTTTGAAGCAGCAGGTTTTCAAACGACGATATTTCCTACTCCAGAACCTGAAGAAGGTAGAAATTTATTTATCTGTGCTAGCCTCCATAAACCAGATTGGTCTAAAATAAACTATTCTGAACCTACAAGATTTCAAATCACCCCAGAAAATATCCAGCAATTTATTCTCGACAAATCGCAGTTGGATATGCATGATGCAGAGATTCTCACCGATGAAAAACCCGTACTCGAAAAAATGTATGCCAATGCTGCTACGATATGGCGCCGCACACAAATCGAAATGTGGTTAAAGAATTTAATGCAGACAGATATTAATATGATGAAGTAATACCGTAAGCGTATCAGTAATAGTCCAATGTCGCATGGCTCATTGCACTTAACAAATACAGCTACGGCATTTACCATAGCAAGGTTTTAAAATGGGTTAGACCATTTTAAAACCGCTATTGGTATAATACCTATTTCGAAGCTATTCTTTCTTTCGCTTTTAATGCCTTAATATAAGTCCAGGTAATCCAACCCAGCAGGGCATTGAAAAAGTAGAACGTATATTTTAGAAGCTGGGCGA
The DNA window shown above is from Chitinophagales bacterium and carries:
- a CDS encoding fused MFS/spermidine synthase; amino-acid sequence: MTKLKFLFLLAFIEGASVMACELLGARMIYPFFGSSLYVWAAVLGVTLFGLMSGYYIGGYVSEKYKTPDLVYWILILAGVFLAIMPYSSQWIMTKNIDMDIRWGSTLSLLIFMYPPLLFMGMTSPIIINMINSKVDETGKSAGSVYAISTLGGIVATFLVGFYMMQEFGLTWPCFIFGSLLALFPLIALVKGKTFKALALILPFFFVLKSNLSKDIHDSVNVTLLSESEGIYGQVRVFDFPFYTEQKGDKMARGLVVNNTLQSILDRDSLDYNLWDWSVLMPSAVSIYPKGSSMLLMGLGGGMLFHQFQRLGFNIEVVELDQRIKDAAIQHFSIPASTPIIVDDARHVINTSQKKYDVIVLDLFFNETPPSQVPTIESFHKLKTMLNQNGMVMMNFYGFTNGENGRAARSVIKTFEAAGFQTTIFPTPEPEEGRNLFICASLHKPDWSKINYSEPTRFQITPENIQQFILDKSQLDMHDAEILTDEKPVLEKMYANAATIWRRTQIEMWLKNLMQTDINMMK